The segment AAGTACATATTAACCAGGAGAGAAGCTTTCCTATctaagtgtttgttgctcagtcgtgtctgactcttcaaccgcatggactgcagcccaccaggctcctctatccatgggatttcttaggcaagaatactggagtgggtagctattcccttctccaggggatcttcccgacccagggatcgaacctgagtctcctgcattggcaggaggattcttcctatctagtatctcatttaatcttcaaagcaAGGCTAACATGGGGACTATTAAACCAATTTTAGAAATAGGAAAGCCATTCCTCTGAAGAGTCAGTAacaggtgggatgggagggaatcTCAAGAGGGTAGGGATATATGTTACTGATGGCCAATTTGCATTGTTGTaccacagaaaccaacacaacactataaagctattatcctccaattaaaaaaaaaaaaaagaagagtcaatGATCTATGCCCCTAACATTTGCCTCTTTTAGCTCCTAGCAGCCCAGACTGGGAGCCTCAGGATGTGTCTTCCTGGCACCTAAGCTCCTGGGTTGAATCGCTGATGTGGCAGGACAGTCTTGGGACAGTCCTGGGCCCCTGCAAGCCCAGTTCTAATGCTGAAACTGCCTCTACCCGTGTTTTCTGTACCATGTTTCCCCCTCAGAGGTCCTAAGACACACTCTTCCTAACTGTGCAGAGACAAATCAGGCAAGGTCCCCGGCTCCTCCCACTCCACCATCTATGATTCAATTCGGAGCTGATGTGTTAATGGAGCAAGATGGGGGTACCCACCTGGGACAACATCCCAGAGGGTGATTCGCCCTGGTGTCAAATCCTCCATCCATTACTCACCCCCAAACCGGAATTTGGTGACATCAATATATTCAGTAGATAACCAAGGACTCATATCCTTCAAAGGGACTAAACCTCACAGGGGGCAGCACAAGCTTTTCTAGCCAATATGTGCAACATGACTGATGATACAGGCAAAGCACACCCCCTGGAGCACAGAATAAGTCTGGGGGTGGGTTCTGCCTGGTACCTGGTACTCACACACATaactcttccctttcctctcccacTCCAGAAAGCAGGATGGAGTGCAAGTAACTGACTCACTTCATAGCAGAGATAGTTCTGAATCTGCtctatttcatttcttaaaatgattACAAACATTGTCACTTTCCCCTCTACCCAGAAAGAAATTATTTGAGACTCACGTCATCCTGGATGCTGTTTGGGAAGTCCAGCATCAAGTCTTGCAGCATCAGTCCAGATGGGCTAGGGTACGCTGTAATAACAAACGACATCCAAGTCCCACAGGTTTAAACCACCAAATTCATTTCTAGCTCTTGCTATTTGTATTTTGCCAGTTGGCAAGTGGTGTCTCCTCACTGGAGCCACTCAGGAATCCAGGCAGAGAGAGGCTCCACCTGGACATATGCTTCTGTGATCTCAGAGGCAAGAAAATGAGAACTTTTAGGCAAAACACTAACTCGTAAAGCTTCTGACCGGAAgtgacccccacccacccacccaccccataATTTCCACCCCCAGTCCTGGGCCATAACAAGGCATTTGACCCAGCCTGGATTCCCTGGGGCTGGATTGCATCATGATGCTCCAGGGAGGGGCACCACCTCTATGGGAACAATACAGCCACACTTCCCAATCCTTGTTCAACATGACGTGGATGCTGCCAAGGGGGGGCTGGAAACACAGCTTGTCCCTCGTTGTTAAGGTTCACCCTACTTGATTCTATCTTCTTTTACTTCCAGGTGAAAACTGCAGAAGTTTCCAGAGTGTAATACCAGCTGAAGAACAAGGTAAACACCTTCCTCACGTTCTGTCCCCCAGCCCTTCTCACCATTTGGACAATGTCTATGGTTTTGGTTGGGCTGAGGGGAAAACATGAACGAGTTATTTATAGTTTTTCCATGAATTCAAGTCCCACAGAGCCACTGGCTCTTTTCATGGGCCCTGTAGGCAGTAATGCTAAAAAAAGTTAAACCATCAACTCTGCAGGGAGGAGGGGATGCCCTGATAGGCGGTATTTGCAGCTGTTCGGGGTGTGAATACTCCCACTGAGGCCAATTTCAAACTATCAATGCAAGGTGACCGCAGAGCAGGAAAAAAGATGAGTCTAGTTCATCACTGCCAATAGCGTTTTCCCTCTCTATGACACTCATCAAATTTAAACTTACTTTCCTAGTATCGTTTCCCCAGCAAGAATTTAGCTTTTGTGATGACATGGACCATGTCTCtttcactgctgtgtccccaggCCCAAACTGCCTTATAGGAGGCTTTTTGCAAATAACAGTTTCGCTCCCTGCCCCTTTTATTCACTCCACATCCAACCTATTTCCCTGAAGCAGCAGGAGGGGTCCCACCAAAAGGATAAATTGTAGGTTGACATGGAAACAAACGAGATTTTTGGCATCTCGAATCAGGGGACCTCAATGCTCAGACTCCTTCATCCTCCCTGGTAAAGTTTACCCTCtccttcaaaaaatgaagatagtgTCTTCTGGTGGAATCAAAATAACATGGTTAACTTCTGAACTGGGGAACGGGACCTCCAGCATCCTTCAGGAAGAATTTTGCTTagtatttttttccctcccagctAATGACAATCTTCCCAAAGCTTCTCTTTCAAGCCCCAGGACTCCCCTTGCATTGTCAACTTTCCAAGACTCAGCAGAGGTTTCTGTGGTTTTCACCCCGTGGtggtttttatttatctattttttgttttagaaGTGACCCGAATCACATGATTGAATATCCTAGTATTGCtaaggggctcccctggtggctcagatggtaaagaatctatatTTCTGAGTCCCAGCATCTCTTTTATCCTTACATTCGCAGGTGTCTTGTGGCTGTCTATCGGGGCTGAGGTCCTGAATATCCTACTGACATTGACGAGTGCGgtcctcctgggctccagagtgaGGCATCACTCTGGGTTCCACTGGCTCAAGGTGGATGCCTCAGTAGCCATCCTCACCGTGCTTGCAGGTACTTTCCAAGAGCATTATCAGAACAGGCAAATTCCCTACAGCCTACCCCCAAGGGAACTGGCAGAGCTCCAGACTGGCTCTTCCTATCGCTGGCCCATTCAGCGGGACaactggtccactggagaagttaCCAAATTAATCCCATTGGTGGAAGCAATGGGGGGCTGATGAAAAAAGTGGGGATAGGCACAAACGGAGAGCAAAATTTATCAGCATGTCTTTGTCACAACTGTGGGGGAAGAAGTCCACTGGCTTTGAGGACAGAGACTGCCCTATTTGTACAATGGTTAAGCATGAGTCTGTGGAGAAATACTGCCTGGATTCAGAGATCTCCaacttgctggctgtgtgattCTGGGCAAGTGGCTTCACTTCTCTAATTAGCTGCCTCAGAAAGCTgtgatggaacttccctggcagtctggtggctAAGAATttgtgcttccactacagggagcATGGATCTGATCCCGGTCAgggaagatcttgcatgccagtgcagccaaaacatacaaaaacaaacaaaatgctgTGGTGATGACTAAATAAGAACGCACACAGTATGTAGTAAGTACTCAAAAATGGCAGCTTGTTAAAAATTATCCAAGTGGGGTCAATAGCCCTGTGAGTAAAGAACTCCTCTTTTTGGTCTTCTGTGTTGTCCAAGTAATTTTtccattattgttgttcagttgctaagttgtgtctgactctttgcgaccccatgaactgtagctagcaggctcctctgtctagcaacaaatgggattctccagcaacagtactggagcgtgttgccattcccttccccggggcctcttcctgagccagggatggaaccccggtctcctgcattgcaggcagattctttactgtctgaacctatagaccagggaagcccatagaccaCTAGAGACGCCCCAAAACTACTTTCTATTTGACCATTGAAGCCACAGTTGGTCACTCCCTGCCatacatttattaaattaaaacataGCCCTGTAATGGGAGcccctgaaaaagaaaaacaaaataactaatatttaaaagtaatattCGAAGAAACTTTCTGGAACAAAAGACCAAAATCTATGCATATAAAACTCTAAtacctggggggaaaaaaatgacacagTACATTCAAGTCCTAGACATATCCCACTAAAActgttaaaggaaaagaaaatcgtCTGGGTCCTCAAGCAAAAAGATCAATTCACTTACAGAGAACAGAAAATCACATTGGGAACTGACCAGTTCCTGCTGTGAAAGTCTACTGTGGCCAGAACCTATTCCGATTTTTATGCAAAGTTTTTCTGTGTTAGCAAACAATCCACATTCAAAAGAAAAAGTGACAGAACTTAGGAAAGTATGGCTTCAGGCTAAATGTAGCTCAAGGATCTCTTCCCTGTTCTGGAAAACAGAGGATATAAAATTGGTGCCTCTGGGGACTTCACTtgtggcccagtagttaagactccgagcttccaatgcaaagggcccaggtttgatccttggtcaggaaactaagatcccacatgctgcgctgtatgagcaggaaaaaaaaaaaaaaaaaccaccccacAGCGAcatgataaaatagaaaaaggaggTGGTCTTGAGGTAGATGACATGGCAAAGGAACATTCACCACTGTGTAGATTGGTGACTCTTAAGAAATCAGTAGACGTGTAAAACATGAAGGCTGCTTGGAAGGGCTCAAGGAGGATGTTAGTGGGCTAGGACAGCCAACCCATGTGCCGTAAAAAACTGCATTCTTGACTGTAGCTCACAAGCTTTCCTTGTGCAGGGCTCCTAGCCATGGTGGCCCACATGATGTACACAACCATTTTTCAAATCACCGTGAACCTTGGGCCAGAAGATTGGAAGCCTCAGACGTGGGACTATGGCTGGTCATACTGGTGAGTCGCTGGCCACGGTGGACCAGCAGGGATGCACACAGGTTTTCTAGGACCACCAGCACCGCCCTTGGTCACGGCTCCACCACCTGCTACTCTTGGGACTTTGGGTTAGTTTCTTAATCTTTCTGTAgctcagattcctcatctataaaatgataaaacCCAGTTCAGATATTTTTATGAGAATGTAAGGTTATGTTTATAAAATTCTTGGCACAGAGTGACGCGCTCAAGAAACAGAGATGGTGCTGCTGTTACTTTCTTGAACACGGTTTAAGGAGAAAAGTCCTATTATAATTCctaataaatatttcagtgaaGAGAGACCCCGTCCTCGATTCTAATGGAAAGACAGGTCATGACACAGAAGTTCTACTAGAAAGACTTGATGCAGAATTGGATACAGAAATGTGAAGTCACCAGCTCAAGGTTGCACAGTTAATGAGAGATGTCTGCAAACCCACAGTGCATGCCTGACTCCCAAGTCTGGTTCTCATTACCATTCACACATTCCCAACAAAAACACGTTGACTGCTCTCTGAGATCTGTGATTCaaagcattagtcgctcagtcatgtccaatgctttgtgaccccatggactgtagcccgtcaggctcctctgtccatggccttctccaggcctgaatactggagcgggtagccgttccccgctccaggggatcttcccaacccagtgatcgaacccaggttttctgcattgcaggcagattctttactgtttgagccactggggaagcccaaacccAGGTCTAAATTGGGTAGAACCAGGAGTTGATTTTCCATCCCAGCAGGAAGCCCTGGAATCAGCCCTGCaccctttcctgctgctgctgctgctgctaaatcacatcagtcgtgtccgactctgtgcgaccccatagacggcagcctaccaaggctcctgcatccctgggattctccacgcaagagtactggagtgggttgccattgccttctctggcaccCTTTCCTAACCATGCCTTTTGTTGACAGCCTCGCCTGGGGTTCCTTTGCCCTGTGCATGGTTGCATCGGTCATGGCCACAAGCAGATACACAGCAGCCCGCCGGGAACTCGCAGAGAAAAAAAGTGGACAGAAGGGCAGTCGGCACTCTCCACAAGACTTCCAGAAACCCAAGGCTTCAGAAAGTGTTTGGGATACAGAAGCTGCTCCCGGCCCTGCAGGGTGTGCCCTCATCGGTGTATCTAAGCACCTGCCACCAGAGGCTCCAGGCAGGGTGTCCATGTGCTAGCCAGGGTTCATGGCTGACAGATCTGCACAGGCAGACACACCAGACGCTTGTCTACAAGGAGCATCCCTGGAGTGGGCTTCACAAGGCTGTGAAGTAAAGCTTCCACCTGCCGTCTTACCCTTCACTAAACACCTTTGCCTTCAACTTCTGATTCCTGTTATAATGccagtatttttaaatgagataacaccTACAGAAAATATCAACCATTGACACTCTAGTATAAGTGAGCATCCCAAGCTTTCCTGACAGTTTAATTAGGGTGACAGAGAAAGTAGGCGCATGTGAGGGCTAAGAGGAAGAGCTGAAGAAAGGGGAAAACAAGGCTTTGACTACAAACAATGTAGATTTGTTGCCCACACAGTTATGTTGACAAAAGAGTCTAGAAAGTCTTTTTCCTTAATTGACACACACAGATTAATAGTACATATGACTAtcctatatttttttctgttttaatcggGAAGAAATGAATTGAGAAAtcaattttgtgttatttttaaaatacattttcttctaaatgttTTACTTTCCACCTATAGGAAAATCAGTTTGGAAGGATAATCAAGTAATAAAATAAGAAGGGCTGAATGGAATGACATCTTGTCACAGCTAAGTGGAACAAatgtttgaattgtggtgcttaaATTAAATTGCCAGGCACTTCTGCTTCTAAAAATAAACACGGTGAAACCTGCAAGTCTTGTTTGAAACAGTGGTATGCTGCATGTTTCCTAACTTGTTCAGTTACAATATTATATACACCTATTTTGCATTTCAAACTAACATGGTATTGAGGCCACCGATTGTTAAACACATAACTTGGGTTTTAGGGGGGGGAAATGAACTGCCATATCCTAATAACCCTAAATGCATCCTAGCttagattcatattttaaaatgtgtttgtgtgtgtagtgAATGTATCATTTCTGAAAAAAAGTCTGAATGTTTCATATAAAATCACTCAATCCATTTATGCTGAACTGTAccatgtatcagagaaggcaatggcaccccgctgcagtactattgcctggaaaatcccatggacgtgggagcctggtgggctgccgtctatggggtcgcacacagtcggccacgactgacgcgacttagcagcagcagcagcagtacatgtaTACTGTCAGAGAATAAGGGGCAGTTCAGCTAAGTTATTCATAGTTGTGGATCTGCCTATGGAATGTTGTGCTATGTTGAACCAAGCATATCCAAAGTGGTATTAAATGGCTTTTTACTGGAATGAGTCCAACACAAGGAAGGCGTGCTGGGGTCCTCTGGAGCAGAAGAGTTCATGCTCAAAGGCCCTGCCCTCCACAGTGTGCATATTCTTTCATAGGACTTGTCACCCTGTGTGTCTGTGAAGGTAAATTATGTCAATGTCACAACATTGAGAGAGTCTGATcctagagaaaaggaaatccaaaagaaaagTCCCCAAAGAGACActcagttcttttaaaaaaaaacaaaacttatgcCTGAACGTTCCAAGGAAGAAATGAATGTTCTGGAGTCATGTGAGAGAAACTGACATCAGCAAACAGGATACATGGCATCTGGGGAAAGGAGTCAGTGATGAATGAGACATCGGGCCGGACAAGAGGTGACTAGTCCCCAAGGCTCAGGTCAAAACCGACTTTGCTGCATTCTCTGAGTTTCCAAGGCCCtctgcttccttttatttttggccacagcacgtggcatgtgggatctagttccctgtctagggactgaacccatgccccctgcattggaaacacggGATCTTGACCACAGGaaccccagggaagttccccttttatattttttaagtcttgATTTTATTCAAGTACAACATGCCTACAAAAAAATTACCCAAACCCTAAGTGTACAGCTTAGGAATTTTCAGACTATGAACACAGCCCCTCAGATCAAGGCATCTCATCTCCATCTGTCTATCTTTGCTATAAAACAAATTCAGGTGGATTTTAATTCCTCCATATATTGCAATAATCTGTTTGCAGGTCTATTCCCCTCTTATGAACCGTCAATTATTTCTCTATAGCATGAACTGTCCTCTGTACCTCCCAGCATTGAAAACAATCATAGGCATATAGaactccccaacacacacatacatatatatatatatatatatatatgtttatatatatacatatatacacatacacacgtatGTTTATACAAGTATATGCACACAGATTGCCTGACTGAGCCCTGGCATCTCTCACTTCTCAAGCCTGTCCAGGGTCCTGAGGAATGAGCCCTGATATGCATTAAGAAAAGGCAACCAGGAAACCAATGCAGACTAGGAAAAAATTGCCAGAGTGAAGGCAGAAACTGAAAGCAACAGGCACGGCAATGGACCAGACCCATTCTGGGTGTGGTACACAGTCACCTCctatattctttctttcattcattatttttggcTCTCCTGGGTTCTCATTGCTGttcgcaggctttctctagttgcagtgcatgggcttctcactgtggtggcttctcttgctatagagcatgggctctaggcacacaggcatCAGTAACTGCAGCAGTCGGTCAGTAGCTGCAGCATAGGGCCTCATTAGTTGTAGCCCACGGGCCCTAGCGCATGCAGGCTTAATCACTAAAGAGAACAGAGCCATTTTCTCAGAGTCTGTTACTAAGCTGCGGTATCTTATTCTCCCAACAGTCCTGCAAGATGAGACGATtgtgcccactttacagatgaggagactgaggctccaaGAGCTGGAAGCACTTGCAAGAGGAACAGCCCCAAACTGCCCTTTCGCATAGTTCATGTCACACCTTCAAGTCGTTCATCTGTTCTGTTTAAcagattttctgtgttttttcacCTCCAACCAGAAAGTTCTCTTGCTGCCACCAGAGTCTGAGCTACCTGGAAGCTACCTGATAGGAGAGTTAGGACGTGAGGGTGGGGATGCTTGTGCTGAAATCCCAGGTCCCAATCCCTAAGGTCCATCCCTGAACTGCGGAGGAACCTCTACTAGAGAGGCACCCAGGAGAGCTTTAAAAGGCTTGGCAGGGACTCTGAAATCAGACCCGGCCAGCATGTGTTCCTGAATATCAGCAGAGACACTATATTTACCCTGAAAGCCCTTTAGTGCACTGACAGCTATAAATAGCCATTAGGGCCCAAGCAAGTGGCCTTAAcgcatggctttccttccaaaaatgcaggcacattttaattaaaatcgtAATTAACCTCTGGGAGGGCAGGTCCCCGGATTCCATCTGCTTCTGAAAACACTGTGAGTAATTCCCTCGTCATGACCATTTGGGGATTAGCATGCAGCCAGGAGCTCTGGAAGCAGCACTCAGGGGGTTTGCACAGAGCCTGGCTCCTGGAGAGGAGGCTCCGGGCTCAGGGCTTGAATGTGCCCTGCAGCCTCGGGCCTCCTCTGCCTTGGGTTCCGAGTCCCTTTGTCAAGCGAGTTCCTTTTCCCCGTTTTTCCCAGAACAAGATGGGGGTCACTGCCGTGCTCATGCTGCCCCTGCTGCTCTTAGGAATCAGTGGTCTCCTCTTCATCTACCAGGAGGTGTCCCGGCTGTGGTCCAAGTCAGTCGTGCAGAACAAGGTGGTGGTCATCACCGACGCCATCTCAGGACTGGGCAAGGGTAAGCAAGCTTCGGGCTTCCCcgacggctcagtggtaaagaatctgcctgccaacgcaggagactctggtttaatccctgggtcaggaagaccccctggagaagggaatggcaacccgctccagtactcttgcctggagaatcccatggacagaggcacctggtgggctgcagtctatggggtcacagagtcggacacgatggagcacACACAAATGAGCTTCACAGCCTCTTGTGCCCACTTCTGCCCTGAAGGATGAGAGGCCATAGTGTGGGGTGTGGGTGTGCCCTCTGGGCAGGAGGGCATGGGTCAAGGCTGAGTTCTCTCCCAGCATATGTTAATCAGCCAGTGTCTTCTCTCTTGGAGGCTAAAGCTTGCTTGCCTGAGAAATGAGGGGATTGGAATATCTAGGGTTGC is part of the Bubalus kerabau isolate K-KA32 ecotype Philippines breed swamp buffalo chromosome 4, PCC_UOA_SB_1v2, whole genome shotgun sequence genome and harbors:
- the GSG1L2 gene encoding germ cell-specific gene 1-like protein 2, producing MDQWARQQRALALLLVCLALTFSLTAVSSSYWCEGTRRVAKPLCQDRPGVLHCIHYSRGSSNNGTQPVQYIWEMGDDKFVQRRFHVGLWQSCEETLGSTGENCRSFQSVIPAEEQGVLWLSIGAEVLNILLTLTSAVLLGSRVRHHSGFHWLKVDASVAILTVLAGLLAMVAHMMYTTIFQITVNLGPEDWKPQTWDYGWSYCLAWGSFALCMVASVMATSRYTAARRELAEKKSGQKGSRHSPQDFQKPKASESVWDTEAAPGPAGCALIGVSKHLPPEAPGRVSMC